Proteins from a single region of Pyrus communis chromosome 6, drPyrComm1.1, whole genome shotgun sequence:
- the LOC137737975 gene encoding endo-1,3;1,4-beta-D-glucanase-like → MSGPQCCSNHPTLNPSSGTGHVEKLGGLDSYVTGSPDSKLAVLLVSDIFGFEAPNLRKLADKVAAAGFFVVVPDFLNKDPYVPEDANRPLPVWIKDHGPDKAFEDAKPVLEALKSKGVSAIGAAGFCWGAKVVVELAKHALIQAAVLCHPSFVTADDIKKVKVPISILGAEIDQMSPPQLVKQFEEVLTANEVKSHVKIFPKVSHGWTVRYNVEDKAACKSAEEAHQDLLEWFLKHVKGVTLSA, encoded by the exons ATGTCAGGCCCTCAGTGCTGCTCAAACCATCCGACCCTCAACCCTTCCAGCGGCACCGGCCATGTCGAAAAGCTCGGCGGTCTCGACTCCTATGTCACTGGCTCCCCTGACTCCAAGCTCGCCGTCCTTCTCGTCTCTGACATTTTTG GATTTGAAGCTCCAAACTTGAG GAAGCTTGCTGACAAAGTTGCAGCTGCTGGGTTCTTCGTTGTGGTCCCCGACTTCTTGAACAAAGACCCTTATGTGCCTGAAGATGCCAATAGACCTCTTCCTGTTTGGATAAAAGATCACGGACCG GACAAGGCATTTGAAGATGCAAAGCCAGTTCTTGAAGCTCTAAAAAGCAAAGGTGTTTCTGCAATCGGGGCTGCTGGCTTCTGTTGGGGAG CCAAGGTTGTGGTTGAACTTGCAAAGCACGCCTTAATCCAAGCTGCTGTTCTGTGTCATCCTTCATTTGTCACTGCGGATGATATCAAAA AGGTTAAGGTTCCGATTTCTATACTTGGAGCTGAGATTGATCAGATGTCCCCGCCTCAACTCGTGAAACAGTTTGAAGAGGTTTTAACTGCAAATGAG GTTAAGAGCCATGTGAAGATATTCCCGAAAGTGTCACACGGGTGGACGGTGAGGTACAACGTCGAAGACAAAGCAGCTTGTAAATCTGCCGAGGAGGCTCATCAAGATTTGTTGGAGTGGTTCTTAAAGCATGTCAAGGGAGTGACGTTGTCAGCGTAG